From the genome of Halomonas sp. 1513, one region includes:
- a CDS encoding membrane-bound PQQ-dependent dehydrogenase, glucose/quinate/shikimate family (quinoprotein glucose dehydrogenase; catalyzes the formation of D-glucono-1,5-lactone from D-glucose and ubiquinone) has product MAAVLTGGILLLLGMGLAIGGVWLAAIGGSWFYLLAALGFLATAALLIKRHGAALWVYAVVVIITLLWALWEVGLDWWALLPRCSLVVLIGLWLLTPWVTRSLGTPATSRAPASAATRRFWPGFDSRSMAPLAAALVVSAVVALASLFTDPHAVQGQLPDAVARSAQEADDHGDEAQQVEGSADGEWHAYGRTGYGQRYSPLDEITPDNVGELEVLWTFNTGDMRGPGDPIETTYQVTPLKVDDTLYLCTPHSLVIALDADDGSETWRFDPQSPQDINRQHQTCRGVSYHPGSGETDDADEMHCARRIFMPTADARLLALDAESGRACVGFGDDGAIDLSANMPNYRPGFYYSTSPPVVTQALVIIGGAINDNVTTDNTSGVIRAYDVQSGELVWNWDPRNPEATDPIADDEFYVANSPNMWSIASVDENLGMVYLPMGNQPPDQWGVERDEFTGRFASSIVALNLADGRVEWVFQTVHHDLWDYDVSSQPSLIDLSMPEGDVPALVAPTKQGDLFVLNRETGEPILPVVEEEVSQATQLPDVAHPTQPASALSLEPPPLQEAAMWGVTLFDQLACRIAFRQLNYEGRYTPPSTNGTLVYPGNFGVFNWGGIAVDPERQIAFTTPGYLAFVSRLIPRDDDYSLHVSMDSPGPGINENFGAPYAVELMPFMSPIDLPCQQPPWGMVAGADLRTGEVVWQHRNGTVRDLAPLPLPFKLGVPDLGGPVMTAGGVAFMSGTLDYYVRAYDVTTGEQLWEDRLPAGGQATPMTYRNSQGKQVLVVVAGGHGSLGTKAGDAIIAYALPE; this is encoded by the coding sequence ATGGCAGCGGTATTGACGGGAGGGATTCTGTTGTTGCTGGGGATGGGCCTGGCGATCGGTGGCGTATGGCTCGCGGCAATCGGAGGAAGCTGGTTTTACCTGCTGGCAGCGCTCGGGTTTCTGGCCACCGCCGCGCTGCTGATCAAGCGCCATGGCGCCGCCCTGTGGGTCTATGCCGTGGTGGTGATCATTACCCTGCTGTGGGCGCTATGGGAAGTTGGGCTCGACTGGTGGGCGTTGCTGCCCCGCTGCAGCCTGGTGGTCCTGATAGGCCTGTGGTTGCTGACCCCCTGGGTCACCCGGTCGCTTGGCACCCCCGCGACATCACGCGCCCCGGCCAGCGCTGCCACCAGGCGATTCTGGCCGGGGTTCGATTCGCGGAGCATGGCGCCGCTGGCCGCTGCGCTGGTCGTCTCGGCGGTCGTGGCGCTGGCCTCGCTATTCACCGACCCGCACGCGGTACAGGGCCAGCTGCCCGACGCGGTGGCGAGGTCAGCGCAAGAGGCGGACGACCATGGCGATGAGGCTCAGCAGGTCGAGGGCAGCGCCGATGGCGAGTGGCACGCCTATGGCCGGACCGGGTACGGTCAGCGCTATTCACCGCTGGACGAGATCACGCCGGACAACGTGGGCGAGCTCGAGGTGCTCTGGACCTTCAATACCGGCGATATGCGCGGCCCGGGCGACCCCATCGAGACCACCTACCAAGTGACGCCGCTCAAGGTCGACGACACGCTGTACCTGTGTACCCCGCATAGCCTGGTCATCGCGCTCGATGCCGACGATGGCAGCGAGACATGGCGTTTCGATCCGCAATCCCCGCAGGACATCAACCGTCAGCACCAGACCTGCCGCGGCGTGTCATATCATCCCGGTAGCGGCGAGACCGACGATGCCGACGAGATGCACTGTGCGCGACGCATTTTCATGCCCACCGCCGATGCGCGCCTCTTGGCACTCGATGCCGAGAGTGGCCGTGCCTGTGTAGGATTCGGCGACGATGGCGCCATCGATCTGTCGGCCAACATGCCGAATTACCGGCCGGGCTTCTACTACTCCACGTCGCCGCCGGTGGTCACCCAGGCGCTGGTCATCATCGGCGGCGCCATCAACGACAATGTGACCACCGACAACACCTCGGGCGTGATACGCGCCTATGATGTCCAAAGCGGCGAGCTGGTCTGGAACTGGGATCCGCGCAACCCCGAGGCAACCGATCCCATCGCCGACGATGAGTTCTATGTCGCCAATAGCCCCAACATGTGGTCGATCGCCAGCGTCGATGAAAACCTCGGCATGGTCTATCTGCCGATGGGCAACCAGCCCCCCGACCAGTGGGGCGTGGAGCGCGACGAGTTCACCGGTCGCTTCGCCTCGTCCATCGTCGCGCTCAATCTTGCCGATGGTCGGGTCGAGTGGGTCTTCCAGACCGTTCATCACGACCTGTGGGATTATGACGTGTCCTCCCAGCCCAGCCTGATCGACCTGAGCATGCCGGAAGGTGATGTGCCGGCGCTGGTGGCGCCGACCAAGCAGGGCGATCTGTTCGTGCTCAATCGCGAGACCGGCGAGCCGATCCTGCCGGTGGTGGAAGAGGAAGTGTCTCAAGCCACACAGCTGCCCGATGTCGCCCATCCCACCCAGCCGGCCTCGGCGCTCTCCCTGGAGCCACCGCCGCTGCAGGAAGCGGCCATGTGGGGCGTGACGCTTTTCGACCAGTTGGCCTGTCGTATCGCGTTTCGCCAGCTGAACTACGAAGGACGCTATACCCCGCCGTCGACCAACGGCACGCTGGTCTATCCGGGCAATTTCGGTGTCTTCAACTGGGGCGGCATCGCCGTTGACCCGGAACGCCAGATCGCCTTCACCACGCCTGGCTATCTCGCCTTCGTGTCGCGCCTGATTCCACGCGACGACGACTATAGCCTTCATGTCAGCATGGATTCGCCGGGCCCGGGCATCAACGAGAACTTCGGTGCGCCTTACGCGGTGGAGCTCATGCCGTTCATGTCGCCCATCGACCTGCCCTGCCAGCAGCCGCCCTGGGGCATGGTCGCCGGCGCCGACCTGCGGACCGGGGAGGTCGTCTGGCAACATCGCAATGGCACCGTGCGTGACCTCGCGCCGCTGCCGCTGCCGTTCAAGCTTGGCGTTCCCGATCTGGGTGGCCCCGTCATGACCGCGGGAGGCGTGGCATTCATGAGCGGCACCCTGGACTACTACGTTCGCGCCTACGACGTGACGACCGGCGAGCAGCTGTGGGAAGACCGTTTGCCCGCCGGCGGGCAGGCCACGCCGATGACCTACCGCAACTCGCAGGGTAAGCAGGTGCTAGTGGTCGTGGCGGGCGGCCATGGCTCGCTGGGCACCAAGGCCGGTGATGCCATCATCGCCTATGCCTTGCCCGAATGA
- a CDS encoding sodium-independent anion transporter, which yields MLKRYLPILAWLPHYHRRLFGADLLAGIIVTVMVIPQSLAYAILAGLPAVVGLYASILPQLVYCLFGTSRTLAVGPVAIIALMTGAALSAVASPGSPEYLQAALVLSLLSGGMLAAMGLMKLGFFTNFLSHPVISGFLTASGILIAASQLGSMLGIDSSGFTLLERLITLIPNLADIHLPTLVIGLGTLSFLVLMRRYGRDTLCRLGLAAGLADLLAKAGPVFAVVATTLATWHWDLAASGVAVVGAIPQGLPPLTLPFSELSLWRALLIPALLISLVGFVESISMGQMLAAKRRQRISPNQELIGLGGANLAAGFSGGMPVTGGLSRTVINFDAGAQTPAAGAFAALGIALVTLSMTSLLYYLPIATLAATITVSILTLVDIDMLRQTWRYSRSDFAAMAVTILLTLVEGVEAGIIAGVALSVGLFLYRTSRPHSALVGRVPGTEHFRNLTRHEVETASHLALLRIDESLYFANARYLEDTVYDLVASRPELEHVVLICSAVNLIDASALESLDAINARLKDSDVTLHLAEVKGPVMDQLNRSHFLDEITGRVFLSTYAAWRELSAAE from the coding sequence ATGCTCAAGCGCTACCTGCCGATACTCGCCTGGCTGCCCCATTATCACCGACGGCTGTTCGGCGCCGACCTGCTGGCCGGCATCATCGTCACGGTGATGGTGATCCCGCAGTCGCTGGCCTATGCGATTCTCGCCGGCCTGCCGGCGGTGGTGGGGCTCTACGCCAGTATCCTGCCACAGCTGGTCTATTGCCTGTTCGGCACCAGCCGCACCCTGGCGGTGGGCCCGGTGGCGATCATCGCGCTGATGACCGGCGCCGCGCTGTCGGCAGTGGCCAGCCCCGGCAGCCCGGAGTACCTGCAAGCGGCGCTGGTGCTATCGCTGCTGTCGGGGGGCATGCTCGCCGCCATGGGGCTGATGAAGCTGGGCTTCTTCACCAACTTCCTCAGTCACCCGGTGATTTCCGGCTTCCTCACCGCCTCGGGCATCCTGATTGCGGCAAGCCAGCTGGGCAGCATGCTGGGTATCGACAGCAGCGGTTTCACGCTGCTCGAGCGCCTTATCACCCTGATCCCCAACCTCGCCGATATCCACCTACCCACGCTGGTGATCGGCCTGGGCACCCTGAGCTTCCTGGTGCTGATGCGCCGCTACGGTCGCGACACCCTGTGCCGCCTGGGCCTGGCGGCCGGCTTGGCCGACCTGCTGGCCAAGGCCGGGCCGGTGTTCGCGGTGGTCGCCACCACCCTGGCCACCTGGCATTGGGACCTGGCGGCCAGCGGTGTGGCGGTGGTCGGTGCCATCCCTCAGGGGCTGCCGCCGCTGACCCTGCCCTTCAGTGAGCTGTCGCTGTGGCGGGCCCTGCTGATCCCTGCTCTGCTGATCAGCCTGGTGGGCTTCGTCGAATCGATCTCGATGGGCCAGATGCTGGCCGCCAAGCGGCGCCAGCGGATCTCGCCCAACCAGGAGCTGATCGGTCTCGGCGGTGCCAACCTCGCCGCCGGGTTCAGCGGTGGCATGCCGGTCACCGGCGGGCTGTCGCGCACCGTGATCAACTTCGATGCCGGCGCCCAGACCCCCGCCGCCGGCGCCTTCGCCGCGCTCGGCATCGCCTTGGTCACCCTGTCGATGACCTCGCTGCTCTACTACCTGCCGATCGCCACCCTGGCCGCGACCATCACCGTCTCGATCCTGACCCTGGTGGATATCGACATGCTGCGCCAGACCTGGCGCTACTCGCGCAGCGACTTCGCCGCCATGGCGGTGACCATCCTGCTGACGCTGGTGGAGGGCGTGGAGGCCGGCATCATCGCCGGGGTCGCGCTCTCGGTCGGGCTATTCCTGTATCGCACCAGCCGCCCACACAGTGCGCTGGTCGGCCGCGTGCCCGGCACCGAGCACTTCCGCAACCTGACCCGCCACGAGGTGGAGACCGCCAGCCACCTGGCCCTGCTGCGCATCGACGAGAGCCTCTACTTCGCCAACGCCCGCTATCTCGAGGATACCGTCTACGACCTGGTCGCCAGCCGGCCCGAGCTCGAGCACGTGGTGCTGATCTGCTCGGCGGTCAACCTGATCGACGCCTCGGCGCTGGAGAGCCTCGACGCGATCAACGCGCGCCTCAAGGACTCTGACGTCACCCTGCACCTGGCCGAGGTCAAGGGGCCGGTGATGGACCAGCTCAACCGCAGCCACTTCCTCGACGAGATCACCGGCCGCGTGTTTCTCAGCACCTACGCTGCCTGGCGTGAACTGAGCGCTGCCGAGTAA
- a CDS encoding C4-dicarboxylate ABC transporter substrate-binding protein, with translation MRQITRRLAFATLPLSLLASAVAQSNEITLPSTMAWTAYGTNSSGYAQAVAIGNMLQSQHGTSVRILPGDNDVSRMTPLKQGRVDLCACGIASYYGAEGVMMFADRDWGPQPLRVITTSTASFGLSLAVAGDLDVETPADLAGKRVAYIRGDDALNKGTEAYLAFGGLTWDDVERVDFPGYSRSFDGIIAGDVDASFTTTVTPPAQQLASSPRGISWPVLDPDDEAGWERMLAVAPYFRPHEVTAGAGGVSADNPVPSASYPYPIVVANQDLDDSVAYGLIKALQDNYDDYKDNAPGAVGYALEYQDLEWVVPFHDAVVEYYRDIDVWTDEMQAHQEQLVERQTVLKQAWDDFIGDAPSDDDDFTDAWMQARAAALDDAGFEPIFE, from the coding sequence ATGCGCCAGATCACGCGCCGACTCGCTTTCGCCACCCTTCCTCTCTCGCTGCTGGCTAGCGCCGTGGCCCAGTCCAACGAGATCACGCTTCCCAGCACCATGGCCTGGACCGCCTACGGCACCAACTCCAGCGGCTACGCCCAGGCGGTCGCCATAGGCAATATGCTGCAGTCCCAGCACGGCACATCGGTGCGCATCCTGCCCGGCGACAATGACGTCTCGCGCATGACGCCGCTCAAGCAGGGGCGGGTCGACCTTTGCGCCTGCGGCATCGCCAGCTACTACGGTGCCGAGGGCGTGATGATGTTTGCCGACCGCGACTGGGGCCCACAGCCGCTGCGGGTCATCACCACCTCGACGGCGTCGTTTGGGCTTTCTCTGGCCGTCGCCGGCGATCTCGACGTGGAAACTCCCGCCGACCTGGCCGGCAAGCGTGTGGCCTATATCCGCGGTGACGACGCGCTCAACAAGGGAACCGAGGCCTATCTCGCCTTCGGCGGCCTGACCTGGGACGACGTCGAGCGCGTCGACTTCCCCGGCTACAGCCGCTCCTTCGACGGCATCATTGCCGGTGACGTCGACGCCTCGTTCACCACCACCGTGACCCCGCCGGCGCAGCAGTTGGCCAGTAGCCCACGCGGCATCAGCTGGCCGGTTCTCGACCCCGATGACGAGGCAGGCTGGGAGCGCATGCTGGCGGTAGCGCCCTACTTCCGCCCCCACGAGGTCACCGCGGGTGCAGGCGGCGTCAGCGCAGACAACCCGGTGCCGAGTGCCAGCTACCCCTATCCCATCGTGGTGGCCAACCAGGACCTCGACGACAGCGTCGCCTATGGCCTGATCAAGGCGCTGCAGGACAATTACGACGACTACAAGGACAACGCCCCGGGCGCCGTGGGCTATGCCCTCGAGTATCAGGACCTGGAATGGGTCGTGCCCTTCCACGACGCGGTCGTCGAGTACTACCGCGACATCGATGTCTGGACCGATGAGATGCAAGCCCACCAGGAGCAGTTGGTCGAGCGCCAGACGGTGCTGAAACAGGCCTGGGACGACTTCATTGGCGATGCACCGAGCGATGACGACGACTTCACCGATGCCTGGATGCAAGCCAGAGCCGCCGCGCTGGATGATGCCGGTTTCGAGCCGATCTTCGAGTGA